One Nocardioidaceae bacterium SCSIO 66511 genomic window carries:
- a CDS encoding HNH endonuclease encodes MRTANLIDDVETTDGLDIAAAARAQLARTEAAQFDAVLSYLRQIAVEPLAQAGGVNEWTRYGGSGTPGVSEYAVAEVGPVLGLSANGARALIADGLDLAYRLPRLYACLHEGSVDAWRIRKVARATREFTIAQAGDADRRLSAANVDGTPLIARITMPRLQLVLDQIRFVDDPDGAEKKRREARRRRGVTIWFEDGVAHISGTLTVDDGQRLDQRLDQLVESMRFLGDTRPDHILRSVAMGMVHEPDSLDDLYTLVADKTDDATGAETDDPKPSKRRGSRRRGLRETVLYLHYDRCWGTWSLDDVGAITRTEAEQILGKSSRIVVKPVIDLETTISTTGYVAPLRLREQTALMNGLTCTFPYCTRPAKLGDYDHIRNYTDGGPTDSRNGHRLCRFHHRAKTFTAWTASSPAPGIWLWLSPAGRSYLVTAGTTTKLPGRTDTTVPEKRKHAAA; translated from the coding sequence ATGAGGACGGCGAACCTGATCGACGATGTCGAGACCACTGACGGTCTCGACATCGCTGCGGCCGCGCGTGCTCAGCTCGCCCGCACCGAGGCCGCACAGTTCGACGCGGTCCTTTCTTATCTGCGGCAAATCGCCGTCGAGCCGCTCGCGCAGGCGGGTGGGGTGAATGAATGGACCCGCTACGGCGGATCCGGCACACCCGGTGTGTCGGAGTATGCGGTCGCCGAAGTCGGCCCCGTCCTCGGCCTCTCCGCGAACGGAGCCCGGGCTCTGATCGCGGACGGACTTGATTTGGCGTACCGGCTCCCACGCCTGTACGCCTGTTTGCACGAAGGCAGTGTGGATGCGTGGCGGATCCGTAAAGTCGCGCGTGCGACGCGGGAGTTCACCATCGCCCAAGCCGGCGATGCCGACCGCCGCCTGAGCGCTGCGAATGTCGACGGAACACCGTTGATCGCACGGATCACCATGCCGCGGCTGCAGCTGGTGCTCGATCAGATCCGGTTCGTCGACGACCCCGACGGTGCCGAAAAGAAACGGCGGGAGGCGCGCAGGCGGCGGGGTGTGACGATCTGGTTCGAAGACGGCGTCGCCCACATCTCGGGCACCCTCACCGTCGACGACGGGCAGCGGCTGGATCAGCGCCTTGATCAGTTGGTGGAGTCGATGCGGTTCCTCGGCGACACCCGACCGGACCACATCCTCCGCTCCGTTGCGATGGGCATGGTCCACGAACCCGACAGCCTCGACGACCTCTACACCCTCGTCGCAGACAAAACCGACGACGCCACCGGCGCGGAGACCGACGATCCGAAGCCGTCGAAGCGGCGCGGCAGCAGAAGGCGTGGGCTGCGCGAGACCGTGCTCTACCTTCATTACGACAGGTGCTGGGGCACCTGGTCACTCGACGACGTCGGCGCCATCACCCGTACCGAGGCCGAACAGATCCTCGGCAAATCGTCGCGGATCGTGGTGAAGCCGGTCATCGATCTGGAGACGACGATCTCGACCACCGGATATGTCGCACCCCTGCGGCTACGCGAGCAGACCGCGCTGATGAACGGCCTCACCTGCACATTCCCGTACTGCACCCGTCCGGCGAAGCTCGGCGACTACGACCACATCCGCAACTACACCGACGGTGGTCCGACCGACTCACGAAATGGACACCGACTTTGTCGGTTCCATCACCGGGCCAAGACATTCACCGCCTGGACCGCGTCGTCACCGGCACCCGGAATCTGGTTGTGGCTGTCACCGGCAGGCCGTTCGTACCTCGTCACAGCCGGCACCACCACAAAACTCCCCGGCAGAACAGACACAACCGTTCCAGAGAAGCGAAAACACGCCGCCGCCTGA
- the lon gene encoding endopeptidase La, translated as MADSSSLPVLFSTDLVVLPGMVVPIELDEASRAAVDAARASSDDTLIVAPRLDDRYATFGVVGKLVQVGRLSSGEPAAVVRAESRVHIGGGVSGPGAALWVEYEPLDQPEPSEHARELAAEYKALVVSTLQRRDAWQVIDAINQLSDPGAIADTAGYAAYLSDEQKRELLETPDIEERLTSLTAWIKDHIAEVDVADKIADDVREGVDKTQREFLLRQQLAAIRKELGEDEPDGADDYRTRVESADLPDDVRAAAEREVDRLERSSDQSPETGWIRTWLDTVLELPWTTKTTDSTDVDAARAVLDADHHGLEDVKDRIVEYLAVRARRAERGLEVVGGRGSGAVLVLAGPPGVGKTSLGESVARTLGREFVRVALGGVHDEAEIRGHRRTYVGALPGRIVRAIKEAGSMNPVVLLDEIDKVGSDFRGDPASALLEVLDPAQNHTFRDHYLDLDLDLSDVLFLATANVVEQIPAALLDRMELVTIDGYTEDDKVAIARDFLLPRQLERAALTADEVTLTDDALHKIAADYTREPGVRQLERLLAKALRKATTRLAGVAEPEPITIDEPALKDFIGRPRFTPDSSERTSVPGVATGLAVTGLGGDVLFIEANATDGDAGLKLTGQLGDVMKESAQIALSYARSHASELGIDKTRLDEAVHVHIPAGAIPKDGPSAGVTMVTALSSLASGRPVRSDVGMTGEVTLNGRVLPIGGLKQKLLAAQRAGLTTVFIPERNEPDLDEVPDEILEAIDVRPMSDVAELVREALEPAAEASVVAA; from the coding sequence ATGGCCGACTCGTCAAGCCTGCCCGTCCTGTTCTCGACCGACCTCGTCGTCCTGCCCGGCATGGTCGTGCCGATCGAGCTGGACGAAGCCTCGCGCGCGGCGGTCGACGCCGCACGCGCCAGCAGCGATGACACCCTGATCGTCGCGCCTCGCCTCGACGACCGCTACGCGACGTTCGGCGTCGTCGGCAAGCTCGTGCAGGTCGGCCGGCTCAGCTCCGGAGAGCCCGCGGCGGTCGTTCGCGCCGAAAGCCGCGTCCATATCGGCGGCGGCGTTTCCGGGCCGGGCGCCGCCCTCTGGGTCGAGTACGAACCGCTCGACCAGCCGGAGCCGAGCGAGCACGCCCGCGAGCTCGCCGCCGAGTACAAGGCACTTGTCGTCTCCACCTTGCAGCGCCGTGACGCATGGCAGGTCATCGACGCCATCAACCAACTGTCCGATCCGGGCGCGATCGCCGACACCGCCGGGTACGCCGCGTACCTCTCCGACGAGCAGAAGCGCGAGCTCCTGGAGACGCCCGACATCGAGGAGCGGCTGACCTCGCTGACCGCGTGGATCAAAGACCACATCGCCGAGGTCGACGTCGCAGACAAGATCGCCGACGACGTACGCGAGGGCGTCGACAAGACCCAGCGCGAGTTCCTGCTCCGTCAGCAGCTCGCGGCGATTCGCAAGGAGCTCGGCGAGGACGAGCCCGACGGCGCCGACGACTACCGCACGCGGGTCGAGTCCGCGGACCTGCCCGACGACGTACGAGCGGCCGCCGAACGCGAGGTCGACCGACTCGAGCGCTCCAGCGACCAGAGCCCGGAAACCGGTTGGATCCGTACCTGGCTCGACACCGTTCTCGAGCTTCCGTGGACCACCAAGACGACCGACTCGACCGACGTCGACGCTGCCCGGGCCGTGCTCGACGCCGATCACCACGGCCTCGAGGACGTCAAGGACCGCATCGTCGAGTACCTCGCCGTGCGCGCCCGCCGGGCCGAGCGCGGGCTCGAGGTCGTCGGCGGGCGCGGGTCGGGCGCCGTGCTCGTACTCGCCGGCCCTCCCGGCGTCGGCAAGACGTCGCTCGGCGAGAGCGTCGCCCGTACGCTCGGTCGCGAGTTCGTCCGCGTCGCGCTCGGCGGTGTGCACGACGAGGCCGAGATCCGCGGCCACCGGCGTACGTACGTCGGCGCACTCCCCGGGCGCATCGTGCGCGCGATCAAGGAGGCCGGCTCGATGAACCCGGTCGTACTGCTCGACGAGATCGACAAGGTCGGCTCCGACTTCCGCGGCGACCCTGCGTCTGCGCTGCTCGAGGTGCTCGATCCGGCACAGAACCACACGTTCCGTGACCACTACCTCGATCTCGATCTCGACCTGTCCGATGTGCTGTTCCTGGCCACCGCGAACGTCGTCGAGCAGATCCCGGCCGCGCTGCTCGACCGGATGGAGCTCGTCACGATCGACGGTTACACCGAGGACGACAAGGTCGCCATCGCGCGCGACTTCCTGCTCCCCCGGCAGCTGGAGCGGGCGGCGCTCACCGCTGACGAGGTCACGCTGACCGACGACGCACTGCACAAGATCGCGGCCGACTACACCCGAGAGCCCGGCGTACGCCAGCTCGAACGCCTGCTGGCGAAGGCGCTTCGCAAGGCGACGACCCGACTCGCCGGCGTCGCTGAGCCGGAGCCGATCACGATCGACGAACCGGCCCTGAAGGACTTCATCGGCCGGCCGCGTTTCACTCCCGACTCGAGCGAACGTACGTCGGTTCCGGGGGTGGCGACCGGCCTCGCGGTCACCGGGCTCGGCGGCGATGTGCTGTTCATCGAGGCCAACGCGACCGACGGCGATGCGGGTCTGAAGCTGACCGGCCAGCTCGGCGACGTGATGAAGGAGTCGGCGCAGATCGCGTTGTCGTACGCACGCTCACATGCGAGTGAGCTCGGCATCGACAAGACGCGACTCGACGAGGCCGTGCACGTGCATATTCCGGCGGGTGCAATCCCGAAGGACGGCCCGTCCGCCGGCGTCACGATGGTCACGGCGCTCTCCTCGCTGGCATCGGGTCGGCCCGTACGCTCCGATGTCGGCATGACCGGCGAAGTCACCCTGAACGGTCGCGTGCTTCCGATCGGCGGGTTGAAGCAGAAGCTGCTCGCGGCACAGCGCGCCGGCCTGACCACGGTGTTCATCCCCGAACGCAACGAGCCCGACCTCGACGAGGTACCCGACGAGATCCTCGAGGCGATCGACGTACGCCCGATGAGCGATGTCGCCGAGCTCGTACGCGAGGCACTCGAGCCGGCGGCCGAGGCCTCCGTCGTGGCCGCATAG
- a CDS encoding TIGR03086 family metal-binding protein, which translates to MESIAQRYSRLRKTFAAKVAAVPEERWQNQSPCEEWTARDVVRHVIETQGMFEQLVGRNLEPGPSVEDDPHGAFLAATGQVQQHLDEPETAETAYEGYFGPTTFEESVDGFLSMDLVVHGWDLARAAGLDEHIDPNDVEWVWSRASALQDTMRGPNVYGPAIDAEPDADDQDRLLAFLGRQP; encoded by the coding sequence ATGGAATCGATCGCGCAGCGCTACAGCCGTCTCCGGAAGACCTTCGCAGCCAAGGTGGCTGCCGTTCCCGAGGAGCGGTGGCAGAACCAGTCACCGTGCGAGGAGTGGACCGCCCGCGACGTCGTACGCCACGTCATCGAGACTCAAGGCATGTTCGAACAGCTCGTCGGACGCAACCTCGAGCCCGGCCCGTCGGTCGAGGACGACCCACACGGCGCGTTCCTCGCAGCGACCGGCCAGGTGCAGCAACACCTCGACGAACCCGAGACCGCAGAGACCGCCTACGAAGGCTACTTCGGTCCGACCACGTTCGAGGAATCTGTCGACGGGTTCTTGTCGATGGACCTCGTCGTGCACGGTTGGGATCTCGCACGGGCCGCCGGCCTCGACGAACACATCGACCCGAACGACGTGGAGTGGGTCTGGTCGCGGGCGAGTGCGCTACAAGACACGATGCGTGGCCCGAACGTGTACGGACCGGCGATCGACGCCGAGCCGGATGCCGACGATCAGGATCGCCTGCTCGCGTTCCTGGGACGTCAGCCCTGA
- a CDS encoding CrcB family protein, whose product MSAPSSYGSVQSQSRGRRLAYSSLLVVAGGVVGTLCRYGIGESLPTVRGWPLATLIVNVVGAFALGVLIERLAAVGPGRPRLRDVRLLVGTGFLGSFTTYSSFAVETERLLADGAYGTAIGYCAASLVLGLAACLGGIAVAVRPTHTPRTTR is encoded by the coding sequence ATGAGCGCGCCGTCGTCGTACGGTTCCGTCCAGTCGCAGAGTCGTGGTCGCAGACTTGCGTACTCATCGCTGCTGGTCGTGGCCGGGGGAGTTGTCGGGACCCTGTGCCGCTACGGCATCGGTGAAAGCCTGCCAACGGTCCGCGGGTGGCCACTCGCAACCCTGATCGTCAATGTGGTCGGAGCGTTCGCGCTCGGTGTGCTCATCGAGCGACTCGCGGCGGTCGGGCCAGGTAGACCGCGGCTGCGCGATGTACGACTGCTCGTCGGTACGGGCTTCCTCGGTAGCTTCACGACGTACAGTTCGTTCGCCGTCGAGACTGAGCGGCTGCTTGCAGACGGCGCGTACGGCACGGCCATCGGCTACTGCGCGGCGAGCCTGGTCCTGGGGCTGGCCGCCTGCCTGGGCGGGATCGCAGTCGCGGTTCGTCCGACGCACACGCCTCGGACGACTCGATGA
- a CDS encoding cytochrome P450 — protein sequence MLTIASRVRAWVGRRMLARAMKDGFDLSKLSHLPDHLYMPLRRNGVDPVPELGALREREPISKLPLPFDLNAWLVTGHAEAREVLTKSAGYSTDIRHLLGQAAKDETGGLGFTDPPDHTRLRKILTPEFTMRRISRLRPTIQGIIDDRLDLLEKAGPGADLATIFAFPIPFLVICELLGVGEEGRDEFQQLGTARFDVSQGGPGAFGAIAGSRSFIRNAVQQQRAEPGDGLLGMIIREHGDAIDDEELTGLADGVFTGGYETTAAMLALGTMVLLQDRRHYDAMRDATDDEVHRAVEELLRYLAVVQVAFPRFAKEDMEVCGQAIAAGDVVLVSLSGANRDGSLGNDMEGFDPTREATPHLTFGHGIHRCIGAELARMELRAAYPSLSRRFPDLRLAVPTSELDFRKHSLVYGIESLPVTWDLSAGRQG from the coding sequence ATGCTCACGATCGCGAGTCGCGTGCGCGCATGGGTCGGGCGGCGGATGCTGGCGCGAGCGATGAAGGACGGGTTCGACCTGTCGAAGCTCTCGCATCTACCTGACCACCTGTACATGCCGCTGCGACGTAACGGCGTCGACCCGGTGCCGGAACTCGGCGCTCTGCGCGAGCGGGAACCGATCAGCAAGCTGCCGCTGCCGTTCGATCTGAACGCCTGGCTCGTCACCGGTCATGCCGAGGCTCGTGAGGTGCTCACCAAATCTGCGGGTTACAGCACCGACATCCGTCACCTCCTCGGCCAGGCCGCCAAGGACGAGACGGGCGGGCTCGGCTTCACCGACCCGCCGGATCACACCCGACTGCGCAAAATCCTCACGCCCGAGTTCACGATGCGGCGCATCTCCAGGCTGCGGCCGACGATCCAAGGCATCATCGATGACCGGCTCGACCTGCTCGAGAAGGCCGGCCCCGGCGCCGACCTCGCGACGATCTTCGCGTTTCCGATCCCGTTCCTGGTGATCTGTGAGCTGCTCGGCGTCGGCGAAGAAGGCCGCGACGAATTCCAGCAACTCGGCACGGCCCGCTTCGATGTGAGCCAGGGCGGGCCCGGGGCGTTCGGCGCGATCGCCGGATCCCGCTCCTTCATCCGCAATGCGGTCCAACAGCAACGCGCCGAACCCGGCGACGGCCTGCTCGGGATGATCATTCGCGAGCACGGCGACGCGATCGACGACGAGGAGCTCACCGGGCTCGCCGACGGCGTGTTCACCGGCGGGTACGAGACCACGGCGGCGATGCTCGCACTCGGCACGATGGTGCTGCTCCAGGACCGTCGCCATTACGACGCGATGCGCGATGCGACCGACGACGAGGTGCACCGCGCCGTCGAAGAGCTGCTGCGCTACCTCGCGGTCGTACAGGTCGCGTTCCCGCGCTTCGCCAAGGAAGACATGGAGGTCTGCGGTCAGGCGATCGCAGCCGGCGACGTCGTGCTCGTCTCGCTGAGCGGCGCCAACCGCGACGGCTCCCTCGGCAACGACATGGAGGGCTTCGACCCGACCCGCGAGGCGACGCCGCACCTCACCTTCGGACACGGCATCCACCGGTGCATCGGCGCCGAGCTGGCCCGGATGGAGCTACGCGCGGCGTACCCGTCGCTGTCTCGACGATTCCCCGACCTGCGGCTCGCGGTGCCGACCTCCGAACTGGATTTCCGTAAGCACTCGCTGGTCTACGGCATCGAGTCCCTACCCGTGACGTGGGACTTGTCGGCCGGGCGTCAGGGCTGA
- a CDS encoding M28 family metallopeptidase: MRRRPGRILTAAIAGALAMTSLSVSTGPAGAVDDVNTKKLRNAVTVGGILQHERVLQRIANNNDGTRASGTPGYKASAKYVKKTLRKAGYKVSQQAFRFPFFQELAPATLAQTSPTPTDYETGTFSYSGSGDVTGTVVPIDVTIPPPAEPGSTSGCEASDFPAPPSDPAIALIQRGSCDFGVKAANAEDAGYDAAIIFNEGQEGRTELTIGTLGQIVGIPVVGLSYEDGEAIYQQTEAGDVELNVTTSTLNKPNAKTWNIVADTRKGNKNKTVVVGAHLDSVTEGPGINDNGSGTAALLEIAEQIAKLKQDPRQRVRFAFWGAEEGGLLGSEHYVASLPDRQLSKIVANLNFDMVGSPNYVRFVYDGDGSDTDTAGPPGSAQIEGIFNNYFAGQGMASEPTAFDGRSDYGPFIDVGIPAGGLFSGAEGVKTPEEAETYGGTAGEPYDPCYHQACDTMTNLNTAALNELGDAAAHATWTLARTKSGFFEDGSLRHGKYRAPKTAYDGNLLRH, translated from the coding sequence ATGCGACGACGACCTGGTCGCATTCTGACGGCCGCGATTGCCGGCGCCCTGGCTATGACCAGCCTGAGCGTATCCACCGGACCCGCCGGAGCCGTCGACGACGTCAACACCAAGAAGCTTCGCAACGCCGTCACTGTCGGCGGCATCCTGCAACACGAGCGCGTACTCCAGCGCATCGCCAACAACAACGACGGCACCCGCGCGTCCGGCACACCGGGCTACAAGGCCTCGGCAAAGTACGTGAAGAAGACGCTCCGCAAGGCCGGCTACAAGGTCTCGCAGCAGGCGTTCCGGTTCCCGTTCTTCCAGGAGCTCGCGCCGGCCACCCTGGCCCAGACCTCTCCGACACCGACGGACTACGAGACCGGCACGTTCTCCTACTCCGGTTCCGGCGATGTCACCGGCACGGTCGTACCCATCGACGTCACGATCCCGCCACCGGCCGAGCCCGGATCGACCTCAGGCTGTGAAGCGAGCGACTTCCCGGCACCGCCCTCCGATCCCGCGATCGCGTTGATCCAGCGCGGTTCCTGTGACTTCGGGGTGAAGGCCGCCAACGCCGAGGACGCGGGCTACGACGCGGCGATCATCTTCAACGAGGGTCAAGAGGGTCGCACCGAGCTGACCATCGGCACCCTCGGTCAGATCGTCGGCATCCCGGTAGTCGGCCTCTCGTACGAGGACGGCGAGGCGATCTATCAGCAGACCGAGGCCGGCGACGTCGAGCTCAACGTCACGACCTCGACCTTGAACAAGCCGAACGCCAAGACCTGGAACATCGTCGCTGATACACGCAAGGGCAACAAGAACAAGACTGTCGTCGTCGGCGCTCACCTCGACTCGGTCACCGAAGGCCCCGGTATCAACGACAACGGCAGCGGCACCGCCGCGCTGCTGGAGATCGCCGAGCAGATCGCGAAGCTCAAGCAGGATCCGCGCCAGCGAGTCCGCTTCGCCTTCTGGGGCGCTGAGGAGGGCGGGCTGCTCGGCTCCGAGCATTACGTCGCGAGCCTTCCGGACCGCCAGCTCAGCAAGATCGTCGCGAACCTGAACTTCGACATGGTCGGATCACCGAACTACGTCCGGTTCGTCTACGACGGCGACGGCTCCGACACCGACACCGCTGGTCCGCCGGGATCCGCGCAGATCGAGGGCATCTTCAACAACTACTTCGCCGGTCAGGGCATGGCCTCGGAACCCACAGCCTTCGACGGACGCTCCGACTACGGTCCGTTCATCGACGTGGGCATCCCGGCGGGTGGCCTGTTCAGCGGTGCCGAGGGAGTCAAGACCCCCGAGGAGGCCGAGACGTACGGAGGTACGGCAGGCGAGCCGTACGACCCGTGCTACCACCAGGCCTGCGACACGATGACCAACCTCAACACCGCCGCGCTCAACGAGCTCGGCGATGCGGCCGCACATGCGACCTGGACGCTCGCTCGTACCAAGAGCGGCTTCTTCGAGGACGGGAGTCTCCGCCACGGCAAGTACCGGGCACCCAAGACCGCGTACGACGGGAACCTCCTCCGCCACTGA
- a CDS encoding glycerophosphodiester phosphodiesterase, giving the protein MTKPHLRTYRLAAVVGGLAVSASLVAAPASVADGAAEPSLANASNRFIESGEPTIIAHRGASGYRPEHTLAAYKLAIQMGADYIEPDVVSTKDGVLVARHENEISGTTDVADHPEFADRKTTKVIDGQDVTGWFTEDFTLEELKTLRAKERLPDVRPANTRYDGRFEIPTLQEVLDLAAAESRKRGVTIGVAPETKHPSYFRDIGLRLEKPLIETLRANGLNRPNAPVVVQSFETSNLRYLARRTRVHLAQLINGSGAPYDFVEAGDPRTYEDLVTGKGLRWISRYATSIGAHTDVVIPRDADGYLEKPTRVVKRAHRNNLEVFVWTFRDENQFLPADFRDGDDPNAKGDVFGMYEAFFDLGVDGVFADQPDSAVQARDWHYDD; this is encoded by the coding sequence ATGACGAAACCGCACCTTCGTACGTACCGACTGGCCGCCGTCGTTGGAGGACTCGCCGTGTCAGCATCGCTCGTCGCCGCGCCCGCGTCAGTGGCCGACGGCGCTGCAGAGCCGTCCCTCGCCAATGCCTCGAACCGATTCATCGAGTCCGGAGAGCCGACGATCATCGCGCACCGCGGGGCGTCGGGATACCGACCGGAGCACACCCTCGCGGCGTACAAGCTCGCGATCCAGATGGGCGCCGACTACATCGAGCCCGATGTCGTCAGCACCAAGGACGGCGTCCTGGTCGCCCGGCACGAGAACGAGATCAGTGGCACGACCGACGTCGCCGACCATCCGGAGTTCGCGGATCGCAAGACCACGAAGGTGATCGACGGTCAGGACGTGACCGGTTGGTTCACCGAAGACTTCACCCTCGAGGAGCTCAAGACGCTGCGTGCCAAGGAGCGTCTACCCGACGTCCGCCCGGCCAATACCCGCTACGACGGTCGGTTCGAGATACCGACTCTGCAAGAGGTGCTCGATCTCGCCGCCGCCGAGAGCCGCAAACGTGGCGTGACGATCGGAGTCGCCCCGGAGACCAAGCATCCGAGCTACTTCCGCGACATCGGCCTGCGTCTCGAGAAGCCGCTGATCGAGACACTGCGTGCGAACGGATTGAACCGCCCGAACGCCCCGGTCGTCGTGCAGTCCTTCGAGACGTCGAACCTGCGCTACCTCGCCCGGCGCACGCGCGTACACCTTGCACAGTTGATCAACGGGTCTGGCGCCCCGTACGACTTCGTGGAAGCGGGAGATCCGCGTACGTACGAAGATCTGGTGACCGGCAAGGGCCTGCGCTGGATCTCGCGGTACGCGACCTCCATCGGCGCGCACACCGACGTCGTGATCCCACGGGACGCCGACGGCTACCTCGAGAAGCCGACCCGCGTGGTCAAGCGCGCACATCGCAACAACCTCGAGGTGTTCGTGTGGACCTTCCGCGACGAGAACCAGTTCTTGCCCGCAGACTTCCGAGACGGCGACGACCCGAACGCCAAGGGCGATGTCTTCGGCATGTACGAGGCCTTCTTCGACCTTGGTGTCGACGGGGTGTTCGCCGATCAGCCGGACTCCGCGGTCCAGGCGCGCGACTGGCACTACGACGACTGA
- a CDS encoding CrcB family protein: MTAVIVGLCGGAGALARFLVDTGVRRWWPVRFPVATLLINLTGSALLGVVVAYASGGVHVSTGAAIGVGFCGGYTTFSTAMVETATLLRERRVLASAATLVGQPIGCVLAAAVGYALGAG, encoded by the coding sequence ATGACGGCGGTGATCGTCGGCCTCTGCGGAGGCGCAGGCGCACTGGCGCGGTTCCTGGTCGACACCGGCGTGCGCCGCTGGTGGCCGGTTCGGTTCCCCGTTGCGACGTTACTGATCAACCTCACCGGTTCTGCACTGCTCGGCGTTGTCGTCGCGTACGCGTCCGGCGGGGTGCACGTTTCGACCGGGGCTGCGATCGGCGTCGGATTCTGCGGCGGATACACGACCTTCAGCACGGCGATGGTCGAAACCGCCACGTTGCTGCGCGAGCGCCGGGTACTGGCAAGCGCGGCAACTCTAGTAGGGCAGCCGATCGGGTGCGTGCTCGCCGCTGCGGTCGGGTACGCGCTCGGAGCCGGATGA
- a CDS encoding GntP family permease produces MEAIEPQYGTVTLLLIAAAAVAVLLILIIAVKLHAFVSLVLVSTLTAIAVGFDFGDIPDALMYGFADTIGSVALLVAFGVMLGRLLEVTGGAQVLADTLISRFGEQRAPFALGVAALIFGFPIFFDAGLVVFLPIILTVARRFGGSLLFYALPAAGAFAAMHAIVPPHPGPVAAATALDASIGVTLLVGVPIAIVSWYIGSYLVSRVLGARFNVSLPDVIFGEVDQAQQAAEGDAVQRMRRSPPAFGVVLGILLVPLVLISCNTILDTLVQAGTLDEGLGWVEFLMLLGVTPVALLITTLVAIFVLGRPNASMATVTKIVDDALGPVCAIILITGAGGMFGGVLELSGIGAALSDSLSDLGISLILQAFIIATLLRVAQGSATVALTTTAGLIAGPVAAAGLSDFKLTLLVVAIAAGATVLSHVNDSGFWLVSRFFAMSEAMTLKTWTVMETTLGVSAFAVAWILWGVF; encoded by the coding sequence GTGGAAGCAATCGAGCCGCAGTACGGGACGGTCACCCTGTTGCTGATCGCCGCAGCTGCCGTCGCCGTCCTTCTGATCCTGATCATCGCCGTCAAGCTCCATGCGTTCGTGTCGCTCGTGCTCGTGAGCACCCTGACGGCAATTGCGGTCGGCTTCGACTTCGGCGATATTCCGGACGCGTTGATGTACGGATTCGCGGACACGATCGGTTCCGTTGCGCTGCTCGTGGCGTTCGGGGTGATGCTCGGCCGATTGCTCGAGGTGACCGGCGGTGCGCAGGTGCTCGCCGACACGCTGATCTCGCGATTCGGTGAGCAGCGTGCCCCGTTCGCACTCGGCGTCGCAGCGTTGATATTCGGTTTCCCGATCTTCTTCGACGCGGGTCTGGTCGTGTTCCTCCCGATCATCCTCACGGTTGCGCGTCGGTTCGGTGGGTCGCTGCTGTTCTACGCACTGCCCGCAGCCGGCGCGTTCGCAGCGATGCATGCCATCGTGCCGCCGCATCCGGGCCCTGTTGCAGCGGCCACGGCACTCGATGCGAGCATCGGCGTGACGTTGCTTGTCGGCGTACCGATCGCGATCGTCTCGTGGTACATCGGCTCGTACCTTGTCTCCCGCGTACTCGGTGCTCGGTTCAATGTCTCCCTGCCCGATGTCATCTTCGGGGAGGTCGACCAAGCGCAGCAGGCCGCTGAGGGCGATGCCGTGCAGCGGATGCGGCGGAGCCCGCCGGCGTTCGGCGTGGTGCTCGGGATCCTGTTGGTTCCGCTCGTGCTGATCTCGTGCAACACGATCCTCGACACGCTTGTCCAAGCCGGAACCCTCGACGAGGGACTTGGCTGGGTGGAGTTCCTCATGCTGCTCGGCGTCACGCCGGTCGCCTTGCTGATCACGACGCTGGTAGCGATCTTCGTACTCGGCAGACCGAACGCATCGATGGCGACCGTCACCAAGATCGTCGACGACGCGTTGGGCCCCGTTTGCGCGATCATTCTGATCACCGGCGCCGGCGGCATGTTCGGCGGTGTACTCGAGCTCAGCGGCATCGGTGCCGCGCTGAGCGACTCGCTGTCCGATCTGGGCATCTCGCTCATCCTGCAGGCATTCATCATCGCAACCCTGCTGCGCGTGGCGCAGGGCTCCGCGACCGTTGCACTCACGACCACTGCCGGTCTGATCGCGGGGCCGGTCGCGGCGGCCGGGTTGAGCGACTTCAAGCTGACGCTGCTGGTCGTGGCGATCGCGGCCGGTGCGACGGTCCTGTCGCACGTCAACGACTCCGGCTTCTGGTTGGTGAGCCGGTTCTTCGCCATGTCCGAGGCGATGACGCTCAAGACGTGGACGGTCATGGAGACGACGCTCGGCGTTTCGGCATTCGCCGTCGCATGGATCCTCTGGGGCGTCTTCTGA